One genomic region from Leishmania braziliensis MHOM/BR/75/M2904 complete genome, chromosome 35 encodes:
- a CDS encoding putative GTP-ase activating protein, translating to MDEVSLDTLVLSGECDVQWGSRGTLTVRRTVELHANNILYCFEEPKNSMAKHIKEKVYVEGCRVVDGGAYNDATERLLLFLANHDYAERVDLFGNHQVYILAAEKTTHDAPLGEAIQSASMSPPQSANYVVQLFLSDKIVKWHLLQAIQRASKEYSQLFPDTNTKLALSMTRTVGSGSVHTGQSTVARPPGSGVPNRFESKVLGQPSLNPHHSRTESDVSVLSDHEVLQLTDVLREYEALQERKNRVGGMASLLQQPKGGEEDVRKAPSDDEGLETAGCMAGNEAGQAVPLSELRLSAPACLQQSPLYDSCIASKPANQICAECGEPFPSWCILQPFGAFVCIQCIGVHRKLWSNKCRSAELDRWPNSNVEFMKARGNDVVNNELEYYVAFPTDSVEFALHPEPVVKPVRSFSSAEVRESFIRWKYEELLFTRRRHPTSKRPLPPCSDPVGQERSRLATTTSSVQAAGYVSDVSYGAATQQQHQPFFRDQGPPRYTGLLDIVVKELVGPEWISGAVCVLTNGFQTLRTQESRQLLHMRHSTAWDEHLQLGIEGTGQKPLYCTIYRRRGELLAATEVWMKEDVFQPGANCMFASKLVWSQLHEKPSQRTPGESWKITFLTSYQLLA from the coding sequence ATGGATGAAGTAAGCCTCGATACACTGGTCCTCAGCGGTGAGTGCGATGTCCAATGGGGCTCGCGAGGCACGCTTACGGTCCGCCGCACCGTTGAGCTGCACGCTAACAACATCCTTTACTGCTTCGAGGAGCCGAAGAACTCTATGGCGAAGCATATTAAGGAAAAGGTGTATGTGGAGGGCTGCCGCGTTGTCGACGGTGGCGCCTACAACGATGCGACCGAGAGACTCCTGCTATTTTTGGCAAACCACGACTACGCTGAGAGGGTGGATCTGTTCGGCAACCACCAAGTCTACATACTCGCTGCAGAGAAGACGACTCACGATGCCCCGCTGGGGGAGGCTATACAAAGCGCATCGATGTCGCCACCACAGAGCGCCAACTACGTGGtgcagctcttcctctccgACAAGATAGTCAAGTGGCACCTTCTGCAAGCGATTCAGAGAGCCTCCAAGGAATATTCACAACTCTTTCCGGACACCAACACGAAGCTCGCACTGTCCATGACGCGAACTgtgggcagcggcagtgtaCACACAGGGCAATCAACAGTGGCGAGGCCGCCGGGATCCGGTGTGCCGAACCGGTTCGAGTCGAAGGTGCTGGGACAGCCCTCTCTCAACCCCCACCACTCACGCACGGAGTCTGACGTCAGCGTCTTATCCGATcacgaggtgctgcagctgacggACGTACTGCGCGAGTACGAGGCACTGCAGGAACGGAAGAACAGGGTAGGCGGCATGGCCTCACttctgcagcagccgaagggaggagaagaggacgTGCGCAAGGCCCCATCAGACGACGAGGGCTTGGAAACGGCGGGCTGCATGGCTGGTAATGAGGCAGGCCAAGCGGTGCCATTGTCTGAGTTGCGGTTGAGTGCTCCAGCATGCCTCCAACAGTCGCCTCTCTACGATTCATGCATCGCGAGCAAACCAGCCAATCAGATCTGCGCGGAATGCGGCGAGCCTTTTCCGTCGTGGTGCATCCTGCAGCCGTTCGGCGCCTTTGTGTGCATCCAGTGCATCGGCGTACATCGAAAGCTATGGTCAAACAAATGTCGTAGCGCTGAGCTCGACCGGTGGCCAAATAGCAACGTCGAGTTCATGAAGGCGCGTGGCAACGACGTCGTGAACAACGAGTTGGAGTACTACGTGGCCTTTCCGACCGACAGTGTCGAGTTTGCGTTGCACCCCGAGCCGGTCGTGAAACCGGTGCGGTCCTTTTCCTCCGCTGAGGTCCGTGAGTCGTTCATTCGGTGGAAGTATGAAGAACTGCTCTTTACCCGGAGGCGCCATCCGACTTCGAAacggccgctgccaccgtgcTCAGACCCGGTTGGGCAGGAGCGCTCTCGCCTTGCTACAACCACCAGTTCTGTACAGGCGGCGGGCTACGTCAGCGATGTTTCTTATGGTGCcgccacacagcagcagcaccagcctTTCTTTCGCGACCAAGGCCCTCCACGATACACGGGGCTGCTGGACATTGTCGTCAAGGAGCTGGTGGGACCAGAGTGGATATCGGGCGCAGTGTGCGTGCTGACGAACGGCTTTCAAACTCTTCGCACACAGGAGAGTcgtcagctgctgcacatgcGGCATTCCACTGCGTGGGATGAGCACCTGCAGCTTGGTATCGAGGGGACAGGGCAGAAGCCGCTTTACTGCACCATCTATCGCAGAAGGGGGGAGCTGCTGGCTGCCACAGAGGTGTGGATGAAGGAGGACGTCTTTCAGCCAGGCGCCAACTGCATGTTCGCCTCGAAGCTGGTCTGGAGTCAGCTCCACGAGAAGCCCAGCCAACGAACCCCAGGAGAGTCGTGGAAGATTACGTTCTTGACCTCGTATCAACTGCTGGCATGA
- a CDS encoding putative serine palmitoyltransferase, producing MSTTAVIHNSMQATSTPRNEAAVKREIALQEVAEVADNKSQVFPKSPADTKEGAHEVVTTTEPFKHHLSLWTKVTSYFTLVMMFLFARVREGYCQVFPREEDHVRPGYAPIVKDFDHYWNRHFYRRVRDCFMRPIDSRPSRVIGLMERVSRDHNDTFEYTGRIVPAVNMGSYNYLGFAEDTPSITHEVLDSIDDYGLASCSAPQELGQSSLVARLEREFAEFLGKEDAIVCGMGFGTNFRGLPALFGKEALVLSDSLNHSSLVNGVRSSGAKVKVFQHDHFDEVEKYLREGVVLGQDSCGEYKPYKRIVIIVEGIYSMEGEIVNLKRFVDLKKKYKALLFMDEAHSIGAIGRTGRGVCEHCGVDPKDVDVLMGTFTKSFGSIGGYIAADKPLIHYLREHSTIALHCDPLAPPCAQQVLSVLRALLGKDGTDLGEKRLRQLKDNSTFFRRGLLDLGLVVLGDDSSPVVPVMCYNLGRLSALSRLCLERGVAIVVVGYPATPLLLGRVRFCVSACHTREDLQHTLDVIRELKNYVYMDCSKK from the coding sequence ATGTCGACAACGGCAGTGATTCACAATTCCATGCAGGCAACCTCCACGCCGAGGAACGAGGCAGCCGTAAAGCGTGAGATTGCCCTGCAGGAGGTGGCTGAGGTGGCGGACAATAAGTCGCAGGTGTTCCCCAAGTCTCCAGCCGACACGAAGGAGGGGGCGCACGAGGTGGTCACCACCACGGAGCCGTTCAAACATCACCTCTCTCTATGGACTAAGGTGACGAGCTACTTCACCCTCGTCATGATGTTTCTCttcgcgcgcgtgcgtgaggGCTACTGTCAGGTCTTCCCGAGGGAGGAGGACCATGTGCGCCCCGGCTACGCGCCGATTGTGAAAGACTTCGACCACTACTGGAACCGCCACTTTTACCGCCGTGTACGCGACTGCTTCATGCGCCCGATCGATTCGCGCCCTTCACGTGTGATTGGGCTAATGGAGCGCGTGTCGAGGGATCACAACGACACGTTCGAGTACACCGGTCGCATCGTGCCCGCAGTGAACATGGGGTCGTACAACTACCTCGGCTTCGCCGAGGACACGCCGAGCATCACGCACGAGGTACTAGATTCGATTGACGACTACGGTCTCGCCTCGTGCAGCGCGCCGCAGGAGTTGGGCCAAAGCTCCCTCGTGGCTCGTCTCGAGCGCGAGTTTGCCGAGTTCCTCGGCAAGGAGGACGCCATTGTGTGCGGTATGGGCTTCGGCACCAACTTTCGCGGCCTTCCTGCCCTCTTCGGCAAGGAGGCACTAGTGCTGTCCGACAGCCTCAACCACTCCTCGCTCGTCAACGGCGTGCGATCGTCTGGCGCCAAGGTCAAGGTGTTTCAGCACGACCACTTTGATGAGGTGGAGAAGTACCTGCGCGAGGGCGTGGTGCTCGGCCAGGACTCCTGCGGCGAGTACAAACCCTACAAGCGCATCGTTATCATCGTCGAGGGCATCTACAGCATGGAGGGTGAGATAGTCAACCTCAAGAGGTTCGTGGATCTGAAGAAGAAGTACAAGGCGCTGCTCTTTATGGACGAGGCGCATTCCATCGGCGCCATCGGCCGTACGGGTCGCGGCGTATGCGAGCACTGCGGTGTCGACCCCAAGGACGTCGACGTACTCATGGGCACCTTCACAAAAAGCTTCGGCTCCATAGGAGGCTACATCGCAGCCGACAAGCCGCTCATTCACTACCTTCGTGAGCATAGTACCATCGCACTGCACTGCGATCCCctggcgccgccgtgtgcgcagcaggtgctgtCGGTATTGCGCGCACTGCTCGGCAAGGATGGCACCGATCTCGGCGAGAAGCGCCTCCGTCAACTGAAGGATAACTCGACAttttttcgtcgcgggcTGTTGGACCTTGGGCTGGTGGTACTAGGCGATGACAGCAGTCCAGTGGTGCCGGTGATGTGCTACAACCTTGGCAGGCTTAGTGCCCTCTCCCGACTGTGTCTGGAGCGCGGTgtcgccatcgtcgtcgtcggctacccggcgacgccactgctgctgggccgTGTGCGCTTCTGCGTCTCAGCCTGCCACACGCGAGAGGACCTGCAGCACACCCTTGACGTGATTAGGGAGCTGAAGAATTACGTCTACATGGACTGCAGCAAGAAATAG